The following are encoded in a window of Vespa crabro chromosome 2, iyVesCrab1.2, whole genome shotgun sequence genomic DNA:
- the LOC124432967 gene encoding uncharacterized protein PF11_0213-like isoform X5, whose protein sequence is MSNNCKKEDIGLKKKYVFFNDPDIIVKRAESLVNTQLRSHLGLKKQQVDDSKVDLKEKTNDIPQLDFKNVENLLSFHPVQPYPFTFISAVKRKLSLGDHPDTQKKLYDSGNRTEAEVYSRELKFSSNHNLYQAMQNMAFREPLKVPDLKMSTKTLDYSSKDNPSSKDVAGIKLAVSSNDFVPERSEKTSRERVQRKLDFSEGPSVVACENIEPLKAPNVSIASSFSKKKEHVRESSREKENRSKRIRKDDSLYTKSDEILYSSSDFSKRSKSPRHVSRKDITDNTSGSISLGRIKTDRLPLFLPRESDFVLTKPKTKNFATSTARKDNDKKHRCSNVQSAKLRDTSLECKNKTGGNESHSQKNIIKDTARSMVFDSIEYKCKEDLQPLKQTDEHKYKSDNKQVKQQNKVLNQSFNKQQGGIGFKEHNKRIYDKTKTSINRIEGKHYVTYSDTSGDIEIVSDSNTSLKKRSSTCSSAVFTQQSQSKDIDKSQTMQSLHSKKSGKDNENSNYIENSSLECTDVSSNKNEPFSQDVNLSNKLQSSNNDLTDLNESSLPEALLDPRRISFRDENYTQEEFRDLITPDMNLIFRSKRKKQMAQSNNDTNIDCGKTSKYKTTAKPETMQHGIQLLHPTALHMQFQAELHLLDSMNESLRQVMDVEKSFYNVKNEQEKELIQKQNQVTDELILHLEDIGKSGTIDKENTDKVVSQINDNTGIEKVVTDKRMTNKIDEASFIDEQSFMKKEETDEQNNNLRKRTKSVIEVAEVQTQTVNDIGTQTDIYPGRRNLSNRFLEIHENAHGQELSLEDCEIPLLSLGSRDQFEDLDQLEDLSLPSKVRTMSEISLHETTSSIKTETGTEISISTRDVTCSFNKYLDLEIAQLIKDEKQRYDKIEMLFKSREKTLHDRTKKLVKLEEQKRALRDTGQDSRISSVKKKQRALLLKLQQEKDEMNRLKELHKIASQERKLMLQKQRNMFNPQMSTKNILTKLKRSADSQSPRRLSGPMKGYDIRSNSSMSSLVDSDKSQHDKSQIDSKIQLTENDLQFQKVGLSSAEKIANLVDESNISLLKYDKLNDTMEDLKSQNKYTLNSQKGSNNKLKYELRSRKFEEKMPKADIIKLRSHQLDVESKLMQGHCVNVAGHVHEKQKTISLQSLQDLDNTITEYIKSESDTLVDELSKKSKSSQVDFRSVISSKDKEPFSRDTAVNTETIQEQITSIDQDALSKTSKSSQVSEDTFQTHSRNSTKTDKSISSDKEITKKFQQNSEFKASTKRKNSKCQRTRSSSTILTENILRSKSSSQIEEFTKHHNKRTKIENEFIQSDRNDEGSILDELDLSTDQTINQNAIEVLIRQSNAMKDKNSKLFADIIDESKENISVQNVFERSLENYNENNYPSKDKVKSTQNCGDISARSQLGTFAISNHNSVDNEKEYTRSIVIRSQNHDYKTSKKLEQILNAREAALVSRRNCVEEWMAWDARLRAEEERVARMEQAAYKLVTATSALSHQDSTISSDTSDVEGRIELLTEKLAERRIEMSRLKKEARKQTKQKLKALEANLLNQIKKYDTTIHEMRKKLESRKEAVKDSDKLAIESKSLAEFKVPDIPLKRIQEIYKNSDLLRSRSESDLLSTKIQQKGIVKNIQALIYESKCEGTNFSKSSQIIKRDNALESSNAKKQDIHYNVQSIFADLKDTEYEKLRSISMSSTSDDDQGDKATHYNTTFHSSGTQTNHTLVSVPEQFTVAISSDNNSKDIPSEVSVVNTDTDILTASELKPSKSNRSDQFAITEPKSDLIDVEQVPLKSLMSQSNTIETSKTENLKLISNKSESYIQNSNKELLSTNNDSGTLTYSKKLHFLQLNNKNLNEDINCLENELKALSEMMSRISSLSTEKHDNEEKSTLKDISEVFSKSELIDNNTSISHKDINKTIQSDITETEIPIKTDINSDISSYSASILKLKSASESTDLMKNVSHVVSELIPEGETLFSESNQEIDYKAESKKILNEIEKSIISEHAKILEGDTNSSSIPLETSTQKIQKLNKDFPYYLSTTVTEKKSESPITMEENKNLKRTKNTSESSLNKKIIDEQHVTDESQLLIEESYGEKLSENVETISTNISEQCPIYENDSSKKDNDVMINKSILHFEDISQFKSTDDTLQIENISSSENNEIHLSSRDFSNGEEINTGQYYNSNSKDEENIISQNANTLSINLNKRDFNVEENESEVISTEKMSVDKDDWTISDSFNIGNDEVENEWEKAEDHEVESEIHVSSENKNISQVENVAVIQDFTENLSVTIEDESMLLPRAESTNIDPLNLKINETDNEKTTDELDDILDIIARENDKEYDNEGRQCIGTGNKTDENLDNIKSIKASILEKENENNESNEINIQTKIILDTDNMDLTIDSPFPSITCDSTLDDKLQIHKFSTSDNNKNNNTPLYMEYNKNHINGVNDALDVPSNKIDDVSVVNIKLNVEIEEKDIVEKEIVQSQEIIINKLDSESKEDILPQLEISTKIELSHEELIDKSITHGDNKESHVIYLPVTEEESTHPIGLKEEGYLESLPEPDSSDGEQLDNLIEVAESGLDVIEKHPESSEIHSNKSDNLSENKENYIEINDIRENKDLPIDCQSTEKHNTATTNATDIIIKVPFEILRDPEYEDISEESLEVSEILDKTESQKTQGLQKGTILSENYQAVHKTEVLRILDEITQKSLPELVKTSQEDKKDVQTVETISAKALIHTSSLVNENQIMQIDQSIDQNIEIIKDTVSDNSKLTEIETEQVSTELNDLLSESDGKHVKTITDVEKSAIQKHEDVSSDSSEGGDTPAGVSEIEIDSPRDLSNSRLNIDALDDDLLSNTNMGKQDESKTDFHATAIVTTSEKDIEAMIDKIKE, encoded by the exons atgagtaataattgtaaaaaagaagacataggccttaaaaaaaaatatgtcttCTTTAACGACccagatattattgttaagcgTGCAGAGAGTTTGGTtaat aCACAACTTAGATCACATCTTGGATTAAAGAAACAGCAAGTAGATGATAGTAAGGtagatttgaaagaaaagaccAATGATATACCACAGcttgattttaaaaatgtagaaaatttGTTGTCTTTCCATCCTGTACAACCATATCCGTTTACATTTATTAGTGCagtaaaacgaaaactttctCTTGGCGATCATCCCGATACgcagaaaaaattatatgactCTGGTAATAGAACAGAAGCTGAAGTATATTCGAGGGAATTAAAATTTAGCAgtaatcataatttatatcaagCAATGCAAAATATGGCTTTTAGAGAGCCATTAAAAGTACCAGATTTAAAAATGTCCACGAAGACATTAGATTATTCTTCTAAAGACAATCCTAGTTCAAAAGATGTTGCTGGAATAAAATTGGCTGTATCTTCTAATGATTTTGTGCCTGAAAGATCGGAAAAaacatcgagagaaagagtacaAAGGAAATTAGATTTTTCTGAGGGGCCATCTGTAGTTGCTTGTGAAAACATCGAACCTTTAAAAGCACCAAATGTTTCAATAGCATCTAGTTTctctaaaaagaaagagcacGTTAGAGAAAGTTctagggaaaaggaaaatagatcaaaaagaataagaaaggatGATTCTTTGTATACAAAAAGTGATGAAATATTGTATTCTTCATCGGATTTTAGTAAAAGATCTAAAAGTCCAAGACACGTTTCTAGAAAGGATATTACAGACAATACAAGTGGTTCTATATCGTTAGGGAGAATTAAAACTGATCGTTTGCCTTTATTTTTACCAAGGGAAAGTGATTTTGTATTGACAAAgccaaaaacaaaaaattttgcaACTTCTACGGCTAGAaaggataatgataaaaaacatAGGTGTTCCAATGTACAATCTGCAAAATTAAGAGACACTTCTTTAGAATGTAAAAATAAGACGGGTGGTAACGAATCGCATtctcaaaaaaatattataaaagatacgGCTAGAAGCATGGTATTTGATagtatagaatataaatgcaaagAAGATTTGCAACCATTGAAACAAACTGATGAGCACAAATATAAATCGGATAATAAACAAGtgaaacaacaaaataaagtGTTAAATCAGTCTTTTAACAAACAACAAGGAGGTATAGGATTTAAAGAGCATAATAAGagaatatatgataaaacTAAGACATCTATAAATAGAATTGAAGGAAAACATTATGTTACATATTCAGATACTTCTGGTGATATTGAGATTGTATCTGACTCCAATACCAGTTTAAAAAAACGTAGCAGCACCTGCTCCTCCGCAGTTTTTACCCAACAGTCACAGAGTAAAGATATTGATAAATCTCAAACAATGCAAAGCTTACATTCTAAGAAATCAGGGAAAGATAAtgagaattcaaattatattgaaaattcttcTTTAGAATGTACAGACGTAagcagtaataaaaatgaacctTTTTCTCAAGATGttaatttatctaataaacttcaaagtagtaataatgatttaaCTGATTTGAATGAAAGCTCATTACCAGAAGCCTTGTTAGATCCAAGGAGGATATCTTTTAGGGATGAAAATTATACGCAAGAGGAGTTTCGCGATTTAATTACACCCGATATGAATCTtatatttcgatcgaaaagaaaaaaacaaatggcACAGAGTAATAATGATACCAATATTGATTGTGGAAAAACttcgaaatataaaacaacTGCGAAACCAGAAACAATGCAGCATGGAATACAGCTT cTTCATCCGACAGCTTTGCATATGCAGTTTCAAGCAGAGTTACATCTATTAGATTCAATGAATGAATCACTCAGGCAAGTTATGGATGTGGAGAAAAgtttttataatgtaaaaaatgaaCAGGAAAAGGAATTAATACAGAAACAAAATCAGGTCACTGATGAATTGATATTACACTTGGAGGATATAGGAAAAAGTGGTACAATAGATAAGGAAAATACGGACAAag TAGTATCACAAATTAATGACAATACAGGGATAGAAAAAGTTGTTACTGACAAACGAATGACGAATAAAATTGATGAAGCTTCTTTCATTGATGAACAATCGTTCatgaagaaagaggaaacagATGAACAGAACAATAATTTAAGGAAAAGAACTAAATCGGTCATTGAAGTAGCAGAAGTTCAGACTCAAACTGTTAATGATATTGGAACTCAAACCGACATATATCCAGGACGACGTAATTTATCTAATAGATTTTTGGAAATTCATGAAAATGCACATGGACAGGAATTATCTTTAGAAGATTGTGAAATTCCATTACTTTCTTTAGGCTCTAGAGATCAATTTGAAGATTTGGATCAGCTAGAAGATCTTTCATTGCCTAGTAAAGTAAGAACAATGTCGGAGATCAGTTTACATGAAACTACATCTTCTATAAAAACAGAAACTGGTACAGAAATTAGTATTTCTACGAGAGATGTAACATGttcttttaacaaatatttagatTTAGAG aTAGCTCAATtgataaaagatgaaaaacaaagatatgACAAGATAGAAATGTTGTTCAAGTCGCGTGAAAAAACATTACACGATAGGACAAAGAAATTAGTAAAATTGGAAGAGCAAAAAAGAGCATTGAGAGATACTGGCCAAGATAGTCGTATTAGTTCGGTTAAGAAGAAGCAAAGGgccttattattaaaattacaacAGGAGAAAGATGAGATGAATAG aTTGAAAGAACTTCATAAAATTGCGAGCCAAGAACGTAAATTAATGTTACAAAAGCAAAGGAACATGTTTAATCCTCAAATGtctacgaaaaatattttaacgaaattgaaaagaagTGCTGATAGTCAATCTCCACGTAGATTATCTGGCCCAATGAAAGGCTACGATATCCGGAGTAACAGTTCAATGAGTTCTTTAGTAGACTCTGATAAATCTCAACATGATAAATCACAAATAGATTCGAAAATACAATTGACGGAAAATGATTTGCAATTTCAGAAAGTGGGTTTATCAAGTGCCGAAAAAATTGCAAACTTAGTGGACGAatctaatatttcattattaaaatatgacaAATTAAACGACACCATGGAAGATTTAAAATCACAAAACAAATATACTCTTAATTCTCAAAagggtagtaataataaattaaagtaCGAGTTGAGATCTCGTaagtttgaagaaaaaatgcCTAAAgcagatattataaaattaagatCCCATCAGCTTGATGTTGAATCGAAATTAATGCAAGGACATTGTGTGAATGTAGCTGGGCATGTACATGAGAAACAAAAGACTATTAGTTTACAATCATTACAAGATTTAGATAATACAATTACAGAATATATTAAGTCAGAATCTGATACTTTAGTAGAcgaattatcaaaaaaatctAAGTCATCGCAAGTTGACTTTCGAAGTGTGATATCGTCAAAAGATAAAGAACCATTTTCAAGGGATACAGCGGTAAATACTGAAACGATACAAGAACAAATAACTTCCATCGATCAAGATGCTTTGTCAAAGACATCAAAGTCTTCTCAAGTTTCTGAAGATACCTTTCAAACTCATTCAAGAAATTCAACTAAAACGGATAAATCAATTTCTAGtgataaagaaattacaaaaaaatttcaacaaaATTCTGAATTTAAAGCAAGCACTAAACGGAAAAATTCTAAATGTCAAAGAACAAGATCATCATCTACCATATTAAcggaaaatatattaagatcAAAATCGAGTTCTCAAATAGAAGAATTTACAAAACATCATAACAAACgtacaaaaatagaaaatgaattcaTTCAATCGGATAGAAATGACGAAGGTTCTATTTTAGATGAGCTTGATCTTAGTACCGATCAGACTATTAATCAGAATGCTATTGAAGTTTTAATCAGGCAATCAAATGCTATGAAAGACAAAAATTCCAAATTATTTGCAGATATAATAGatgaaagcaaagaaaatatttcggtACAAAATGTTTTTGAAAGAAgtcttgaaaattataatgaaaacaattatcCTTCCAAGGATAAAGTAAAGAGTACACAAAATTGTGGTGATATATCTGCTAGATCTCAGCTTGGTACATTTGCTATTTCAAATCATAATTCTGTAGATAATGAGAAAGAGTATACTAGATCAATAGTTATCAGATCACAGAATCATGATTATAAAACTTCAAAAAAGCTCGAACA AATTTTAAATGCACGAGAAGCAGCACTTGTATCGCGTAGAAATTGTGTAGAAGAGTGGATGGCATGGGATGCACGATTAAGAGCAGAAGAAGAACGTGTTGCACGGATGGAACAAGCTGCATATAAACTTGTCACTGCAACTTCTGCTTTATCTCATCAAg atTCTACAATCTCATCTGATACAAGTGATGTGGAAGGAAGAATAGAATTATTAACAGAAAAATTAGCGGAGCGTAGAATAGAAATGTcacgtttaaaaaaagaagctaGGAAGCAAACGAAACAAAAGTTAAAAGCATTAGAAGCAAATTTGTTAAATCAAATTAAG aaaTATGATACGACTATTCATGAAATGCGAAAGAAATTGGAGTCTAGAAAGGAAGCTGTGAAGGATAGTGACAAATTGGCTATAGAGTCTAAATCATTGGCAGAATTTAAAGTACCTGATATTCCGCTTAAGAGAATacaagaaatttataaaaatagtgaTCTGTTACGTTCGAGATCAGAATCTGATTTATTATCAACAAAAATTCAACAAAAAggcattgttaaaaatattcaagctTTGATATATGAAAGTAAATGTGAAGgaacaaatttttcaaagtcatcgcaaataattaaaagggACAATGCGCTGGAATCATCAAATGCTAAAAAACAAGATATTCATTATAACGTTCAGTCCATATTTGCAGATTTGAAAGATACAGAATATGAAAAACTCAGGTCTATTTCAATGTCATCAACTTCTGATGATGATCAAGGCGACAAAGCTACACATTATAATACCACATTTCATTCAAGCGGAACTCAAACTAATCACACGCTTGTTTCCGTACCAGAACAATTTACAGTTGCAATATCATCTGACAATAATTCAAAAGATATTCCAAGTGAAGTTAGCGTAGTAAATACTGATACAGATATTCTTACAGCATCTGAATTAAAACCATCCAAGAGTAATAGGAGCGATCAATTTGCAATAACAGAACCAAAATCAGATTTAATTGATGTTGAACAAGTGCCTTTAAAAAGTCTTATGTCACAGTCCAACACAATAGAAACATCAAAAACAGAGAATTTAAAgcttatttcaaataaatcagAATCATATATTCAAAACTCCAATAAGGAACTTTTGTctactaataacgatagtggAACGCTTACTTATTCTAAAAAATTACactttttacaattaaataataaaaatctaaatgaAGATATTAATTGCCTTGAAAATGAGCTTAAAGCTCTATCAGAAATGATGTCACGAATTAGTAGTTTATCCACCGAAAAAcatgataatgaagaaaaaagtaccTTAAAAGATATATCAGAAGTGTTTTCAAAATCTGAGCTAATTGACAATAACACATCAATTTCtcataaagatataaataaaaccatTCAGTCGGACATTACAGAAACAGAAATTCCCATTAAAACCGATATTAATTCTGATATCTCAAGTTATTCAGCAAGCATTTTGAAATTGAAATCGGCCAGTGAGTCTAcagatttaatgaaaaatgtaaGTCACGTTGTGTCTGAATTAATTCCAGAAGGGGAAACATTATTTTCAGAATCAAATCAAGAAATAGATTATAAAGCGGAAAGTAAGaagatattaaatgaaatcgaaaaatcaattatatccGAACATGCAAAAATACTTGAAGGTGATACTAATTCTTCAAGTATACCATTGGAAACAAGTACgcaaaagatacaaaaattaaacaaagattttccatattatttatctactaCAGTTACTGAGAAAAAATCAGAATCACCGATAACCAtggaggaaaataaaaatcttaaacgCACAAAGAATACATCTGAATCatctttgaataaaaaaataattgatgaaCAGCATGTAACAGATGAATCTCAACTTTTAATAGAGGAATCATATGGGGAAAAATTGTCTGAAAATGTAGAAACAATTTCGACGAATATATCGGAACAATGTCCGATATATGAGAATGATAGTTCGAAAAAAGACAATGACGTAATGATCAACAAAAGTATATTACATTTTGAAGATATTTCACAATTTAAAAGTACTGACGATACTTtgcaaattgaaaatatatcttcttcagaaaataatgaaatacatTTGTCTTCAAGAGACTTTTCTAatggagaagaaataaatacgggtcaatattataattctaatagTAAAGATGAAGAGAATATAATTTCACAAAATGCAAATACATTGtccataaatttaaataaacgtGACTTCAATgtagaagaaaatgaatcgGAAGTTATTTCCACTGAAAAAATGTCTGTAGATAAAGACGACTGGACTATATCTGATTCATTTAATATTGGCAATGACGAAGTAGAGAATGAATGGGAAAAAGCAGAGGATCATGAAGTAGAATCAGAGATTCACGTTAgttcagaaaataaaaatatatcgcaAGTAGAAAACGTTGCTGTCATTCAAGATTTTACAGAAAATTTATCAGTTACTATAGAAGATGAGTCTATGCTTTTACCGAGGGCAGAATCTACAAATATTGATCCTCTTAATTTAAAGATTAATGAAACGGACAATGAAAAAACTACTGATGAACTTGATGACATATTAGATATAATAGCcagagaaaatgataaagagtATGATAATGAAGGTAGGCAATGTATAGGAACAGGTAATAAAACCGATGAAAATTTggacaatataaaatctattaaagCATCTAtcttagagaaagaaaatgaaaacaatgaatcgaatgaaattaatattcaaaCAAAGATCATTTTAGATACAGATAATATGGATCTTACAATAGACAGTCCATTTCCGTCTATTACATGCGATTCTACGCTCGATGATAAATTACAAATCCACAAATTCTCAacaagtgataataataaaaataataatactccattatatatggaatataataaaaatcatattaacgGAGTTAATGACGCATTAGATGTTCCAtccaataaaatagatgatgtGTCCGtggtaaatataaaattaaacgtagaaatagaagaaaaagatattgtcgaaaaagaaatagttcagtctcaagaaataataatcaacaaGCTGGATTCAGAATCTAAAGAAGATATATTACCGCAATTAGAAATTAGCACTAAGATCGAATTATCTCATGAAGAACTAATTGATAAAAGTATTACGCACGGTGATAATAAGGAATCTCATGTAATTTATCTCCCTGTTACGGAAGAAGAAAGTACACATCCAATAGGACTGAAGGAAGAAGGATATTTGGAATCATTACCAGAACCAGATAGTTCTGATGGTGAACAACttgataatttaattgaagTAGCGGAAAGTGGATTAGATGTAATAGAAAAGCATCCTGAATCATCAGAAATACATTCTAACAAGAGTGATAATTTAtcggaaaataaagaaaactatattgaaataaatgatatacgtGAAAATAAAGATCTTCCGATTGATTGTCAATCTACAGAGAAACATAATACAGCTACAACGAATGctaccgatattattattaaagtaccatttgaaatattaagagATCCCGAATATGAAGATATCTCTGAGGAAAGTCTTGAAGTATCGGAAATTCTTGATAAAACGGAAAGTCAAAAAACGCAAGGTTTACAAAAAGGAACGATCCTGTCAGAAAATTATCAAGCGGTACATAAAACTGAAGTATTAAGGATATTGGATGAAATTACACAAAAATCATTGCCGGAGTTGGTGAAAACTTCacaagaagacaaaaaagatgTGCAAACAGTTGAAACAATATCCGCTAAAGCGTTAATTCATACATCCTCGTTAGTTaatgaaaatcaaataatGCAAATAGATCAATCAATTGATCAAAATATTGAGATTATAAAGGATACGGTATCAGATAATTCTAAATTGACAGAAATTGAAACTGAACAAGTTTCCACAGAACTGAATGATCTATTATCAGAGTCAGATGGAAAACACGTTAAAACAATAACTGACGTAGAAAAGAGCGCTATACAAAAGCATGAAGATGTATCGTCTGATTCTAGCGAGGGTGGTGATACACCTGCAGGTGTATCAGAGATCGAAATAGATTCTCCAAGAGATTTAAGTAACTCCAGATTGAATATCGATGCCTTGGACGATGATCTACTTAGTAATACGAATATGGGGAAACAGGATGAATCAAAAACGGATTTTCATGCAACGGCTATCGTTACGACGTCGGAAAAAGATATCGAAGCtatgatcgataaaataaaag aaTAG